A stretch of the Streptomyces sp. NBC_01571 genome encodes the following:
- a CDS encoding ester cyclase — translation MSIQETVRTAQSVEERNKKTIRRVFDAFVNQGDFSVVDEIYSPDMVDHQPLPGAPEGLEGVRYTIAGLREGFPDLHVTIEDMSAHGDHVVIHNTWRGTHLGDFLGAAPTGQVIEFTGVVVWRLLDNGLIAERWGIGVESNMLAVLGMRRLAPAARTAARAAARRTVTGACALLPLTGGAAEGWRRLQAELTGPRLHAYEASRRRAGILQESFDLRPLDGQDVLVHQIEARDPQAAARRLLTSADPFDHWLREQATEVLGTDPWTRLAESATAGTGHTWASVTSELATAD, via the coding sequence GTGTCGATACAAGAGACGGTGCGCACCGCACAGAGCGTGGAGGAGCGCAACAAGAAGACCATCCGCCGGGTCTTCGACGCCTTCGTCAACCAGGGCGACTTCTCGGTCGTGGACGAGATCTACAGCCCCGACATGGTCGACCACCAGCCGCTGCCCGGAGCCCCCGAAGGACTCGAAGGAGTCCGCTACACCATCGCCGGCCTGCGCGAGGGCTTCCCCGACCTGCACGTGACCATCGAGGACATGAGCGCCCACGGCGACCACGTCGTCATCCACAACACCTGGCGCGGCACCCACCTGGGCGACTTCCTGGGCGCCGCCCCCACCGGGCAGGTCATCGAGTTCACCGGCGTCGTGGTGTGGCGGCTGCTGGACAACGGCCTGATCGCCGAACGCTGGGGCATCGGCGTGGAGTCCAACATGCTGGCCGTGCTCGGCATGCGCCGGCTGGCCCCCGCCGCCCGCACCGCCGCCCGCGCCGCCGCCCGCCGGACGGTCACCGGCGCCTGCGCCCTGCTGCCCCTGACCGGCGGCGCGGCCGAGGGCTGGCGCCGCCTGCAGGCCGAGCTCACCGGACCGCGGCTGCACGCCTACGAGGCCTCCCGGCGCCGCGCCGGCATCCTCCAGGAGTCCTTCGACCTGCGCCCCCTCGACGGCCAGGACGTCCTGGTCCACCAGATCGAGGCCCGCGACCCGCAGGCCGCCGCCCGCCGCCTGCTCACCTCCGCCGACCCCTTCGACCACTGGCTGCGCGAGCAGGCCACCGAGGTCCTCGGCACCGACCCGTGGACCCGCCTGGCCGAGAGCGCAACCGCCGGCACGGGCCACACCTGGGCCTCCGTCACCAGCGAACTGGCCACCGCCGACTGA
- a CDS encoding 3-oxoacyl-ACP synthase III family protein: MPHTPAPPPAPAERHVSVLATGAHLPGEALDNDALARVCGPLPDDVLDGIQVERRHWMVDPATGAHTTSTSAMATAAARQALDRAGVTADEIDLIVVSTASPDYLLPVAATYVQEQLGLERCAVIEVRAGCVGAVQALDIARRLLADGTYTTALVIGAEAVSPLLAPVFLGREPERVRMRDRLTVYTFGDGAGAMVLRAGEEGSAAGRPRPVFATRSLGGTRKPGMHIIGGGTDAPLAEQQRRPRLMDIRLDIPGTARFGPRVFVEGIHDMLHRSRLTLDDIDACVLPEGNAEYFAGEYGTAGLSPADQTTLSKTIVENLTDVGATGSAAVPLALDAGWSEGRITPGDTVLLLAIEASRYVYAGLTLTWDAPFPGR; encoded by the coding sequence ATGCCCCACACCCCCGCCCCGCCCCCCGCACCCGCCGAACGCCACGTGTCCGTCCTGGCCACCGGCGCCCACCTGCCCGGCGAGGCCCTCGACAACGACGCCCTCGCCCGCGTCTGCGGACCGCTGCCCGACGACGTCCTGGACGGCATCCAGGTCGAGCGCCGGCACTGGATGGTCGACCCCGCCACCGGCGCCCACACCACCAGCACCTCCGCCATGGCCACCGCCGCCGCCCGCCAGGCCCTCGACCGGGCCGGCGTCACGGCCGACGAGATCGACCTGATCGTCGTCTCCACCGCCAGCCCCGACTACCTGCTGCCCGTCGCCGCCACCTACGTCCAGGAACAACTCGGCCTGGAACGCTGCGCCGTCATCGAGGTCCGCGCCGGCTGTGTCGGCGCCGTCCAGGCCCTCGACATCGCCCGCCGCCTGCTCGCCGACGGCACCTACACCACCGCCCTGGTCATCGGCGCGGAAGCCGTCTCCCCCCTGCTGGCCCCCGTCTTCCTGGGCCGCGAACCCGAACGCGTACGGATGCGCGACCGGCTGACCGTCTACACCTTCGGCGACGGCGCCGGCGCCATGGTGCTGCGCGCCGGCGAGGAAGGCTCCGCCGCCGGCCGCCCCCGCCCCGTCTTCGCCACCCGCTCCCTGGGCGGCACCCGCAAACCCGGCATGCACATCATCGGCGGCGGCACCGACGCCCCCCTCGCCGAACAGCAGCGCCGCCCCCGCCTCATGGACATCCGCCTCGACATCCCCGGCACCGCCCGGTTCGGCCCCCGGGTCTTCGTCGAAGGCATCCACGACATGCTGCACCGCTCCCGCCTCACCCTCGACGACATCGACGCCTGCGTCCTGCCCGAGGGCAACGCCGAGTACTTCGCCGGCGAGTACGGCACCGCCGGACTGTCCCCCGCCGACCAGACCACCCTGAGCAAGACCATCGTGGAAAACCTCACCGACGTCGGCGCCACCGGCTCCGCCGCCGTACCGCTGGCCCTGGACGCCGGCTGGAGCGAGGGCCGCATCACCCCCGGCGACACCGTCCTGCTGCTCGCCATCGAGGCCAGCCGCTACGTGTACGCGGGCCTCACCCTCACCTGGGACGCCCCCTTCCCCGGCAGGTGA